One window of Phalacrocorax carbo chromosome 1, bPhaCar2.1, whole genome shotgun sequence genomic DNA carries:
- the GPR12 gene encoding G-protein coupled receptor 12: MNEDLKVNLSWLPQDHVEASSAENASAAGSSLVPVIDPEPELLVNPWDIVLCTSGTLISCENAIVVLIIFHNPSLRAPMFLLIGSLALADLLAGIGLIINFVFAYLLQSEATKLVTIGLIVASFSASVGSLLAITVDRYLSLYYALTYNSERTVTFTYVMLILLWGASICIGLLPVMGWNCLRDESTCSVIRPLTKNNAAVLSVSFLLMFALMLQLYIQICKIVMRHAHQIALQHHFLATSHYVTTRKGVSTLAIILGTFAACWMPFTLYSLIADYTYPSIYTYATLLPATYNSIINPVIYAFRNQEIQKALWLICCGCIPSNLSQRARSPSDV; this comes from the coding sequence ATGAATGAAGATCTGAAGGTTAATTTGAGCTGGCTGCCTCAGGATCATGTAGAAGCCAGCTCTGCCGAGAATGCCTCAGCCGCAGGCTCCTCCCTGGTTCCTGTCATAGACCCAGAGCCAGAGCTTTTGGTAAACCCCTGGGACATTGTCTTGTGTACTTCAGGGACCCTTATCTCCTGCGAAAATGCCATTGTGGTTCTTATCATTTTCCATAATCCCAGTCTTCGCGCCCCCATGTTCCTCCTGATAGGCAGCCTGGCGCTGGCAGATCTCTTAGCGGGCATTGGATTGATCATCAATTTCGTTTTTGCATACCTTCTGCAATCAGAAGCTACGAAACTGGTTACGATTGGACTGATTGTTGCCTCTTTCTCAGCATCTGTCGGCAGCTTGCTGGCTATTACTGTTGATCGTTACCTCTCCCTGTATTATGCTTTGACTTACAATTCAGAGAGGACTGTCACTTTTACCTATGTCATGCTTATATTGCTCTGGGGAGCATCTATCTGTATTGGACTACTGCCTGTAATGGGCTGGAACTGCCTCAGAGATGAATCCACCTGCAGTGTTATCAGACCACTCActaaaaataatgcagctgtCCTTTCAGTCTCTTTCTTGCTTATGTTTGCCCTCATGCTGCAGCTCTACATTCAAATCTGTAAAATTGTGATGCGCCATGCCCATCAGATTGCCTTGCAACACCATTTCCTGGCCACTTCCCACTATGTGACCACCCGAAAAGGAGTGTCTACTTTGGCCATTATTTTGGGgacttttgctgcttgctggaTGCCTTTTACGCTCTATTCTTTAATAGCAGATTACACCTATCCTTCTATCTACACCTATGCCACCCTCCTGCCAGCTACCTACAATTCCATCATAAATCCTGTAATATATGCTTTTAGAAACCAGGAGATACAGAAAGCACTTTGGCTCATCTGTTGTGGCTGTATTCCTTCTAACCTGTCTCAGAGAGCAAGATCACCCAGTGATGTCTGA